The Apium graveolens cultivar Ventura chromosome 6, ASM990537v1, whole genome shotgun sequence genome contains a region encoding:
- the LOC141668372 gene encoding uncharacterized protein LOC141668372 isoform X1, with translation MMKFTDMFCFEGLLICPETFSLLLHKFCIYHISPPGHKLGAVIMSTNDPVLAVMTWQIRLLRFLIFLVAKQDATLSSESENNDVQEQIRIARSLLNYCQTDCQILVDIVLDYRLCTCFLDYVELMVIM, from the exons ATGATGAAATTCACGG ATATGTTCTGTTTTGAAGGGCTGTTAATATGTCCAGAAACATTTTCGTTGCTACTCCATAAATTTTGCATTTATCACATTAGTCCTCCTGGGCATAAG TTGGGAGCTGTTATTATGAGCACTAATGACCCTGTGTTAGCTGTGATGACTTGGCAGATCAGGTTGCTGAGATTCTTGATTTTTTTGG TGGCTAAACAGGATGCTACTTTATCCTCTGAATCAGAAAATAATGATGTGCAGGAACAGATCAGAATAGCTCGTTCCTTGCTAAATTATTGTCAAACTGATTGTCAAATTTTAGTTGATATCGTCCTAGATTATAGACTATGTACCTGTTTTTTGGATTATGTGGAGTTGATGGTAATTATGTGA
- the LOC141668372 gene encoding uncharacterized protein LOC141668372 isoform X2 produces MMKFTGLLICPETFSLLLHKFCIYHISPPGHKLGAVIMSTNDPVLAVMTWQIRLLRFLIFLVAKQDATLSSESENNDVQEQIRIARSLLNYCQTDCQILVDIVLDYRLCTCFLDYVELMVIM; encoded by the exons ATGATGAAATTCACGG GGCTGTTAATATGTCCAGAAACATTTTCGTTGCTACTCCATAAATTTTGCATTTATCACATTAGTCCTCCTGGGCATAAG TTGGGAGCTGTTATTATGAGCACTAATGACCCTGTGTTAGCTGTGATGACTTGGCAGATCAGGTTGCTGAGATTCTTGATTTTTTTGG TGGCTAAACAGGATGCTACTTTATCCTCTGAATCAGAAAATAATGATGTGCAGGAACAGATCAGAATAGCTCGTTCCTTGCTAAATTATTGTCAAACTGATTGTCAAATTTTAGTTGATATCGTCCTAGATTATAGACTATGTACCTGTTTTTTGGATTATGTGGAGTTGATGGTAATTATGTGA